ctgcctctctctgtgtctttcatgaataaataaataaaatctttttaaaaagttttatctaGTAAAGAATAATAGCAAGGTACAGAAAAGAAACTTggaaaaccaaaatatattttttaacagtcTCTATgggagaggtgcctggctggcttagtcgatagactcttgacctcagggttctgagctcaagccccatgctgagtatagagactgcttaaaaataaaatctttaagaagcaaacaaacaaaaaaaccctttgcaggaaatgcaaagtaaaagagCAGTGAAACACATTTCATGCCGATTAGATGAAccaaaggtgttttgtttttgttttgttttttttttttttagatgaaccAAAGTTAAAATATCTGATGGCACAGTCGCAGATAGCCGGATACAAGGAACTCCAAAACAatgctggtgggagtataaagTGACCCAACCTCTACAGAGAGAAATTAGCAAAACCTAGTAACACATAGATGTTGATGCGGGCATATTATCCTACTCAGTCATTCAACTTTTGGGAATATAAATCCAAGACACACATATATTTGTACAGAACCTAATCAAGGATAAGCAATATTATCAAGGATAtgcaatatttttcataatagcaaaagggaaaaacatcTTTTTGTCCATCAATGAGCAATATTTAAACTCCGGCATACCAAACAAGGAAATACTATGTTAAAATGTATCAGCTAAACTTACAACCATCAACAAATGTTATCAACATacgtttaaaaaaaacaacagttttgtgtgaaaaaagcaaatcacaaaaacaaataacagatCTCCATTTACATAAACTTTTAAACATGAAGTAGGACTACACATTTGGATGGGCACACACCGACCCAATGTTGCAGGTTGCACGGACTCAACCCCAAATTCTCATCCTTCGCTGTCTGGATTTCCCTCTTGCTCATCAGAGAAGTTTCTACCTAATGGCAATCCCATACCTAACCTTAGGTTGCTACTCCATGTAAGGTGCTATACCCGGTGCCAGAGAAGACAAAAGAACTGTGCAAGGCTACTCTGACCCTGCAGAAGGGCACAACTCAGCAAGGGCAGTCATCTGAGAGACTTGGTTCTGTCTTTGCTCTGGCTCACATAACATGCAAATTCAGGAAGAGTGCTTTGAGGCCCAGTTCCTTCATCTAGAAAATGAGATAGCCACCTTCCTCCTATTGTGGAgattgactatatatatatatatgcagtgtCCAGCACACGGCAAATACTCAAACACTCTTAGCAACCGCAGGCATAGCAGCAATTTGCATGAATATAATCTTCTAGGCAGCATCTCGGTCACATTGATGGTAAAAAGAAAAGGCACTAGATGCTTTTGCCTATCCTCTCCACAGCTGGATGTAAGAGCCCACACCCTGCGGTCTCCCCTTGAGACTTGGCCCCCACCCTGTGGAACACAGGGGCATTTCGTAGGGCAGCAGTCTGCCTGTTTATTTTTCCGAGTTCACCACCACAGTGCTCTGCCTGCCTCAGGAAAGAGAACTCCTTCTCTCACACCTTTGGGGAAATTCTGGGGTGAAATGAGACAAAGATAACCACAACACACCTGACCTAGCTTCTCAGTCGACCCTCTTTAAAATCCCAAGGACATACCACAGTTCCATAAACCGAAGAGAGTGTCTCGGCCTCCACCTTCTCCAACATACAAGAGCCTCTAACCCACAAACCACCCTCCTGAAAAGCTGGGGCAGGGTTCCATCCATGGACTTAGTGCAGCAGGCACGAGAGGGAAGGCCTGCCTGCCAAACGCTGGAAAAACCACAGTGTTTGAAAATCATCTCTGGAGATACGGAGCTGTTGGATTTTATTCCTGGGAGTCCTTCCTGGGGGCTTGGGAAAGAAGGCCAGGTATTGCCGGTGTCTAGCCACGGAGGCGCCACCTTGTGGCAACAGCACACATTCAGCCTTGACATTCTGGCATCCTCtaccaatttttaattttgagagattcaaaatattcccatttttatgtttcaaatgataattcattcatattttttgatttacattttatcaCGACACTATGTCAGACTTGCATTTTCAAATACACTTTATGAATAAACTGGCTTCAATTTATCAGTATCAGCCCTATTGTGTCTGGGGTCTGGCTTGATTCACTGCCCAAGAACATcctggagggatgggggaggagacAACCAGTTTAGATTCCACCCAGGTCTTAAGACCAAATTCTCCCTTCTAGATTTCTGGACTGGCTTACATATAACTACCTTTGGtttgcatacattaaaaaaagaggtagaaaatCATCAAGCAGTTTCATCTTAGCTTTGAAACAAAACtggtgaaataaataataataggaatAAAGACAAAACTTGCCTGACAAAACTAAGCAGGATGATGGTTACCCTTGGGGGACAGTTCCCACAGAGGACATAGGGAACCTGGTAACATTCTAGATCTTAATCTGGGCACTGGTTACACAGGTGTGTTCAGTTTGTGAAAGTCCAGAGTGTACATTTCAGATCTGTCCCCTCTTCTGTGATTATGCCATAGCTTaatatgatattaaaataaattcaccAAGTTCTAACCAGTCGTCCCTCTTTAACTTGCCTTTGGGACAAAAGGCTATGCAGACACAGTACGAACCAAGAACGGAGATTGCTCATTCCTTTCTGAGGTATTTCAGTCTGCATCAATTGGTTTCTCAGAAGGCCAAGACCACAGATgagctctccttctgcccctctgggcagggaggaaggagaaaggacacAATCTATATCACTGTTAGTTTACATTACTGAGCCTGGCTATTACTTCACTTTTCCGAAAATGAACAGGCAATTACCTGCCCCCCCTCCACAGGAAACCTTGGCCACAGAGAGATACACACATCTCTACAGAGACACACTTCAGCTCCACAAAGACagtgcccccccacacacacacatacctggtgGCTCACCACTGCCACGGacagcccctcaccccccacagAGACAGCTAGCTTCTGGCCCAGACACCACAGATGGGGTAGGGGATCATTGGAAGAGATGCAGCTACCCATGGACAGGTAAGGAACATCAACTGGAATATGAAAAGTTGTATTTTCAAAGTCTTACCAAACTAAATTTCTCTGGAAAGATTTTTAGATCTGTAATAGGGTCCCAGAGACTGCtgtaaaaaaattctttaaatcaCCTCCACTTCTAGCCCCAGCTCAGACCATCTGAAACCATCTTCCTTCTATTTTCACCTCTACCATGTCCCATGAACCCTAACTGCCTTGGGAAGACTAAAAGACAGGGATTATTCTGCTTTACTGATTaaaaaattgaggctcaggggcacctggatggctcagttcggtagagcatgtgacccttgatcttggcctcttgagttcaagtcccaccttgggcatagacattacttaaaaaaaaaaaaaaagttgaggttCAAAGATATCTGTCAGACATCATAAAGCTATCTGAGTAGCCATCTGATCAGCCTGAGTTAGGGCGAGGTAGCCTGAGTTGGGAGGAACAGGGTAACAATGTCAAAGAGGAGGGGTGACTCTCTCCACAGCCCAAAGCTGGAGAACCACCCACAGCACCACAGAAGCTGCCTCAAAGGAGCTGGAGTAAACTACTCACATCCGTCAACAGTTGCACATTCTGGGACTGGGCTCCACCCTCCCCATCGAAAGTGCAACAGACCCAGATCACACGTCCTGGAGTAGGGCGGCAGGAACGAAGCCAGACTCCAGGCATTTTCTTAGGGTCGATGAGAGCCAATGTTGGCTAAGCCAACAGCAGAGCGTACCTGCTTCTCTTACAAAGTCCTTGGGCCCAGACTGGGGTGCACAGTTAGTCTCTCCCATACTTATCCTCGGGGACAGGGCTTATTGGGGAGAAGGAAACGGAGCAGGATGGATCTAAGAGCAAGCACCTAGCAAGTTCCCTTACCTTGCTAAGACATTAGCAAATTAAGTGcctgggaatgggggtggggtggggaggcgaTGCTACAAATGCTGCGGGTCCAGGGGTTCCCGCCACGGAAGCGCTTGGCTCCACGCTCACTCCAGAGGTCCCCCCGGATGCCCCCATGCCTCTGTAGGGTCCCTTGGGATGGGCTCCCGACCTCTCCAAATCCGGCGGAGGGGAAGGAACTATGAAAAGGAGACCGGGATGGAACTGAAGTGACATCCACCCGcagtagccccccccccccagcggtCCGCGGCCCCCGCCGGGCGCGATCTACTAGGGCTCTTACTCCGCGCGCCGGCCACGACCTTGAGCGAGTCCCTGAatagccccatttcacagaaagCAAGAGTCGGGAAGAGTCCAGTCCGCGGCGCTGGGCGGCCCGCAGCGTAGCAGGTGCGCGGCGGCCCGCAGCCCAGCAGCTGCGCGGCCAGTGGAGTGGGGGCTGCAAACGGAGGGCCGCGCGGGGACCAGCTCCCGCCCCGCCGAGGAGAAACGGGCGGGTCCGACTCTGCGGCGGTTCTCCGGCAAGTTCAGcgccccccgcccagcccctccgcggagccgttGGCCGAGCGGGGGCCCCGGCCCAGGACTCGCGCGGGTGCGGGCGACGGGGCGGCACCTCCACCCCCCTGGGTGCGGCAAGGCCCGCGGGAGAGTGGCGCAAAgcggccgggggggcggggggactcaCGCGGAGTGGCCGGGCTGGAGCCGATCCGTGGCCGGGGTCACCGGTGGCGGCCGCGCTCAGGCCACGGCGTCTCGGGGCGCCGGGGGCACCTGCCGCAGCGCCGCGCCGCGCGTGGACGAGGGAGCTGCGGGCAGCGAGGCAGGGGCGCGGGTCGGTCAGCGCCGGCTCTGAGCTGCAGCGCCGCGGGGCCTCGGCTGCCAGAACCGCAGCCGCAGCGGGAGCCGGGGAgcgggcgggaggcgggcgggaggcgggcggggggcgggcgggaggcgggaggcgggaggcgggcgggAGGCGCTGGCAGCGGCGGCGAGGGAGGCGCCCGCGCCGCAGgagcctggggcagcctggggcagcctgggccagccccgccgccgccgccgccgccacctgcTGGCCCCGCCGCTGGCCAATCAGgacgcccggggcgggggcgggggcgggggcgccggcggcggggcgggggtgcgggccGGCCGGAGGTCCGCAGGCTcccggggcgcgcgggcggcaggcgccgggaggggcggggcgcctcggggggaggcggcggcgccggggcggggcggggcgggggcgggggcgggggccgggccagGCCGGGGCTGCGCGCGCCCCTTCCCGGCTCTTCCCCGCCGCGCAGTGTCGCGCTGGGGCCGCGGCGCGGGCGCCCCCGGGCAGACCTCGGGTCGCTCCGGTGTTTCCTGTCGCCTGCCCCTGAGCCCCGGCGGCCGGACCCTTCTGGCCGCGGAGGGACTGGTCTCGGAGTCCGGGTCGGCCTGGCCCTCCCGGCGCGGCCGCTCACCCGCCCGAGGGTGGGCGCCCTGGCTCCCGAGCTCCCCAAGGCGGCTTCTCCAAAGGCAGCTCCTGCCCGCTTCGCCGTCCCCGGGCACTTCTAGTCAGCGTGGCGGCCCATGCCCCGAGCTGGGTTCCTTCCGCGCTGCGAGTCTGCGGCAGAACGTGCGTGGCTCGCGCGGGGCTCGGGGTCCGTCCCCGGCAGCCGCGCCCAGCCCCGAAGCCCCGAAGCCCCATCGCGGCCGCGCCTGCGGGTCGGGGAGCCCGCGCCGCCCGGAGGACCCGCCAGATCGCCGCAAGCGAGGGACGCCCTGGGGCGCCGGCCGGGAGCTCCAGGGGCTGGACGGACGCCTGGGAGTCGGAAGGCTCCTCTCCAGGCCACGGCTTCACCGCGCGTTCGCATCCACTAGGCGCAGGGCCCGGAATCTCCCCGAGACGGGCCGCCTCAGCCCCGCAACTGCGCTGCGAAAGCACGTTGTCGGTTTCAGCCGCAGCGTGGAAGTCACTCCATCAAAACAACGCGTTTGCGGAGCTACACTGGTGATTCCTAAAACCCCACGAGTCCTCTCGCAGGACGTGAATTAAGAACGTTCTCTCCGTATAAATTTGCTCAGTAGAAATGGATGGCTCCTTTGCTGATCTGTCcgcagcaggaagaaaaaaaaaaaaaaaaccataaataagAACCTTTAAGAAGGGAACTTGGAAGGTAAAAGAGTTGAAGTCTCTAAAGATCTAGTGTCCtctcttaaaaggattttatcATCCACAAACTGGCTAAAGTGGAAGAAAGTTTGTGTTTTGTTCCtattttgtttacatttaatgtgaattttatttaccTGTGCTTGGTTAGCATTGGCATGCTATGAAATTCAAAAAGTGCAGATGGGTACACAGCTGAGAAGACCCCTCCCATCCTTGCTCCGGGCCTCTCAATTCCTCTCCCTGGAGGAAACATTACTGTCATGTTCCTGCTTACCCTAGAGAAAATCTAATCAAccaaatgttcttatttttaccttttgttATACAAAATAATAGGTCTAACTTCAGGCACAGGCCAACAGAATAAAGGGTTGAATATAGAATGTGAAGAGATTACTCTCCACATGGGACCCAGTAGTGGCTGCCTCAGGACAAGAATGGGGACTGGGTTCAAAGATTATTTGATATCATACTGGTGTTTGCAAAACTGGCCTAATATATAAATCCACCTCTTTCCAGAGTCTTTCAGAGTCAAGATACTAACATCTTGCATGACTCAtaaacacttcaaaaaaaaaaaaacaaattacatacAGAAGAGTTCAGTGATTTGAGTAAGCTTACAAACAAGACAGGGAGAACATACAGATGGAAATCCAGAGACATTATGAACAAGAGCCCCAGTTCCCTATTCGTCATCTTGTACGTCAGAAACAGGCACAACTTCCATTCTTCACCTGAGctattactgactttttttttttttttttaacattccccATGAAAGGTTTGGCATTTGAAGTTGAGTTGGGTAACAATGAGCTCCTAAGATGACCTAAACTGCTACCCCCTTGATTATTCCATCCTGAGCTGTCATTCAGCAAAATTTCACTGAATATCCATCCCTTCTTTTGCTTCTCATGACTCACAggcagtatttgtttttcccttatcTGCATGATCCCGACCACTGCAAAAGTTTTAATGGATTCTTCCTTTATCAAGAAGAGCTCATTGACTTTTGTGAACCAAGGATATGTATCTCATCTTCTTTTAAAGCATGAATCAGACAGTCCATTTCTTAGCCAGAAGATTGATGAGTTTATCCTGGCAGAAAAGGACATGTCTCAGGAGGATTCTGGGTAGAATTAAAAGAGCATTAATCACAAGACTGGGGTGCCAATATGACCTTACTGCTTCCtgtctttgtgaccttggacaagttacttgaATTTGCTGAATCCTAGATtccctaaatataaaatatggtgtAATCCTCTCCACTGCCCTGCAAGATTGTTATTATTTGATACAATGTACGTGAAATTGCTTGATACATAATAAGACTTAATATGTTAGCAATCTAAACATGAtcattttaatttggaaaaaaatgagtttattaaGGAAGTTTCTAAGACATTTTGTGGCATGTGCTGGAATAGAAGTGATGAAACCTTCACCCACTACTTCCCTATCAGCCAAAATATGATAcctgatttttcaaaaaactgtatctctctctcttccatttcaATTTAGCATTTGTTATGTAATACAGTTATTTGGGTGTATCTCTAATCTCCCCAATTAGACTGGAAATGCCTTGAAGTTGGAATCATGTCACATCTTTTATTCCTAATGGGCACCTCAAATGTGATCTTGATAAATTGTAGACATCCAATGATTATATGTTGAATGAAGAGTAAGAGGGTAgggaaaaaattgttaaattgtaCCTCATCaagaaagatgttttaaaattcatttgttctGTAAAGACCCCGTTAAGAGGATGAAAATACTATGGTACACTgggaaaaaatatcttcaaataacaTATGTGACAAAGGACTTATAttggaatatataaagagctcttgaTATTCAATAGTAAAAACTCCCAAATggtccaattagaaaatgggcaaatgatATGAAGAGATATTTAACCAAAAAGTATATACAgctggcaaataagcacatgaaaagatgctcaacatcattagccaagggaaatgtatattaaaactataatgagatatcactacatacTATCAGAATgggttaagattttttaaaaattgtgacaaCACCAAATCCtggtgaggagacagagaaactgTGACACTTACGCGTTGCTGGTGGTAATGtaaatggtgcaaccactctgaAAACAGGGTGGCTATTTCTTTTAAAGCTAAAATTGAACCTACCACACCACCCAGCAATTTCACCTTGGGCGTTTGTcctggagaaatgaaaacttgcATTCTCACAAAATCTTTTACAAACCAAGCCACACAGGACCAGTCCTCAACAACTCCACCCAGCACAAGAGAGCAGAATACCATGACACACAACCAGTCTACTTGccatacaaagaaacaggatgGAGCTCACTGGACTAAGTGAACACTCATGGTTTTGGATAAGTCAAGGAGAAGTGGAGGCTTCAAAATGGAAATCCCGAACTTTCTGCTCTTAAGCAGcaattaattggaaaaaaaaaaaaaagacatgggacCTTATATGTATCTCACATTGATGAAATACAGCATATTGCACTAAACAGaactagaaatagaaatgcacagaaaataattcattatttatgGTAAGTATAGTGTTTTTCTCCAAGGTATTTTTTAGaacaattaatattttactatacAACTATCTGCTCCCTACTAAATAATGGCTTCTAAAAAGTTGTATTGCTTTCTTTAGCAAAGTTGATTCTATTTTAGAAGGACAGGACAGTGTAGAAGTAATTATAGAATCTTGTCATTCACTGATTACAGCATCCAATTACAGATCCTGGCACTGCTAAGAGATACTGataacaatattattttatatgagtAGATGATTACTGACTTACAGTCTTTGTGACTGTATCCTCTTACAATTTTTCTTACTATAAATTAAGTCCCTACAATAAAACCCAGACTTGGCTAATAACCTCTGTAGCCAAATCAGATACTATGCTTCTCTGAATCTTGAACCAACTGACATCTAAAGCAGCTGACTCAGCCTGCAGTGTGCTGagagttaataaaattaacagtAATGCCCGGAAACTTAGCCAGTGCCTGTGTGTAAGTGTGCATCCCCTTCATAACAATCCTCAAAGCCTGAGATATGATTTATTCACTAAGGGATAGCAATAAGGTTGCCATTGAAATGGCAGTCAGGCCTCCGCATAGAGAAGCATACAGATGAATCTGTCCCCTTTCCCTCAGTGCCTGATCCTTCCTACCTTGctctgcattttctttattccaCAGCATTTGTCACCCTTTAACATAATCATAACTTTCTTATTCTGTCTAATTCTTACTGTTTGTCTTCCTCACCAGGATACAAGCTGCATGAGGGCAGAGATTTATTTTGCTCCCTGATATCTCCAAGCACCTTGGACAGAGACTAACACAAAGAAAGTgttggataaatatttattatatgaatgAAGATTCTCATCCACCAACATTCACAATTCAAAGATGTTCAGAAGTTTTTGTGCGTGCTGAATATTCACAttgatatttaagatatttttttttatttacttatgatagtcacagagagagagagagagagagagagagaaaggcagagacacaggcagagggagaagcaggctccatgcactgggaacctgatgtgggattcgatcccgggtctccaggatcgggccctgggccaaaggcaggcgccaaaccgccgcgccacccagggatccctcacattgatattttttaaatcaagtgacCTCAattgttatgtattttaaaattccttccaaAGGTGAAGAATCTCAATGCCAGCTGCAATGATACTACCAGTTCACTGAGGATATTTCTGCTGTTAGTAATTCCCCCCTCCACTAGGATCATCACTACCTTTAAGGCAGAGCCAAGAGGCTTATGGTACCAGAGGACCATGCCTGGAAGATAGAAATCTAAGGGTAAGAAAGAAAGGGGATACAATGTGAGAGAAGTTTCTACTCTATAGAaaggatgaagaggaagagaaggaagaagaaaaggagaaggaggaaaaagagtaaaaaacatatgtggaatataagtaGTGAAAAGGActctaagggaaaggaggaaaactgagtgggaaaaaattagagaggaatacaaaccatgagagactcctaactctgggaaacaaaggtttgcagaaggggaggaggatgggggagaTGCGGTAATGGTGACAGGCACTAGGGAGTgtacttgatgagatgagcaataagtgttatactatatgttggcaaattgaacttaaataaaatattttttaaaaagaaaagagtaaaaaaggaggaggggcaaaaaggagaagaagacggaagagaaggaagaagaaaagaagatgatgatgaagaagatgaCGACAAtgaagaagacaaagatgaagaagaggaagatgaagacaatgaaggaggaagaagaagaagaagaagaagaagaagaagaagaagaagaagaagaagaagaagaagaaggaggaggaggaggggaagaggaggaaggggaggactCTCTCTGCCAGAAGAGCAAGAGATTTGGAATGAATGATGTAAGTGAAAAA
The Canis aureus isolate CA01 chromosome 22, VMU_Caureus_v.1.0, whole genome shotgun sequence genome window above contains:
- the LOC144294259 gene encoding uncharacterized protein LOC144294259; translated protein: MDRKQESGRVQSAALGGPQRSRCAAARSPAAARPVEWGLQTEGRAGTSSRPAEEKRAGPTLRRFSGKFSAPRPAPPRSRWPSGGPGPGLARVRATGRHLHPPGCGKARGRVAQSGRGGGGTHAEWPGWSRSVAGVTGGGRAQATASRGAGGTCRSAAPRVDEGAAGSEAGARVVSRWGRGAGAPGQTSGRSGVSCRLPLSPGGRTLLAAEGLVSESGSAWPSRRGRSPARGWAPWLPSSPRRLLQRQLLPASPSPGTSSQRGGPCPELGSFRAASLRQNVRGSRGARGPSPAAAPSPEAPKPHRGRACGSGSPRRPEDPPDRRKRGTPWGAGRELQGLDGRLGVGRLLSRPRLHRAFASTRRRARNLPETGRLSPATALRKHVVGFSRSVEVTPSKQRVCGATLVIPKTPRVLSQDVN